A window of Zingiber officinale cultivar Zhangliang chromosome 5A, Zo_v1.1, whole genome shotgun sequence contains these coding sequences:
- the LOC121979323 gene encoding glutathione S-transferase U19-like — MAKAVVLLDLWVSPFGQRCQIALAEKGVAYEYKEQDLSNKSPSLQANPVHKKIPVLIHDCKPVRESLIIVQYIDKVWSDGAPLLPTDPYARAQVWFWGDFIDKKVLLCPPPV; from the coding sequence atgGCGAAGGCGGTGGTGTTGTTGGATCTGTGGGTGAGTCCTTTCGGACAGCGTTGCCAAATCGCGCTGGCGGAGAAGGGGGTGGCGTACGAGTACAAGGAGCAGGACTTGAGCAACAAGAGCCCGTCGCTGCAAGCCAACCCCGTCCACAAGAAGATCCCCGTCCTCATCCATGACTGCAAGCCGGTGCGTGAGTCGCTCATCATCGTGCAGTACATCGACAAGGTGTGGTCCGATGGCGCACCGCTTCTGCCGACGGACCCCTACGCCCGCGCCCAGGTGTGGTTCTGGGGCGACTTCATTGACAAAAAGGTATTGCTATGCCCGCCACCTGTTTGA